The Candidatus Palauibacter scopulicola DNA segment CCTCGACCAGAACGCCGCCGGACCACGAGAGGCGCTCCGTCAGTTCTCGATCTGCGACCCGAGGAATGTAGGTGTTGATATCGACCCCATCGGTTCGAGGCGGCGTGCGACAGGCTTTGAGAAGGTCGCGATGATCGAACCATAGACGCGGGGCAGTGCGCTCGCAATCTCCAGGACCTCGTTTGCGGCGCGCTCAAGGCTTCATTTGCGGCGTCTCCAGGGACTCCGTTTGCAACGCAAACAAGACCTCATTTGCGACGCGCCGAGGGCCTCGTTTGCGGACGCCCGGCGGCCCCGAATTGCAGATCAGCCTCCGGGACGGCTGGCCAGTTGGCTTTGCTCCCAGGCGCGGACGCGGGGGATGGCGGCGTCGAAGATGCGCTCGTAGTTGAGCCGCACGACGTGGGCGCGTACGTCGGGATCGAGCCGCTCCCACAGCGGGTCGTAGACCGTGTAGTTGGCGACGTAGCCCTCCCAGTTGGCGGGGGCCACGGCGTCGGTGCCGAACAGGAACCGCGTCGGGTGGCGGCCGATGAGGGTAGCCCAGGCAGCGGCGCTCGCGTCGTCGCCAACGATGTACCTGGCCACCTCGTCCCAGGAGATGTCGAGCGCCACATGGTCGTAGCGCGGGTCGGACAGCCAGCCGTCGAGCCACGCGACGTGCCCGTCCGAAGGCCCGACGAAGCGGCCCAGGCCGGTGTGGGCCCAGATGATCGTCGCCTCCGGGTGGCGGGCGAACACCTCCAGCACCTCCGCGGCGTGATCCGGCGGTTCGCCCGGACGGACGTTGTCGACGTCGTTGTGGAGGATGACGACGAGGCCGATCTCCGCCGCCGTGGCGAGGATCCGGTCGAGGGCGGGATTGCGCAGACTCGCCGCGTGCCCGGAGACCTTGGACGAGACGAACTCCTTGTGGATGGTGAACTCGCCGATGCCGGCGAACACGCCGGGGAAGGTGAGCAGGACGCGCTCGATGTGGTCGGAGGCGTACATGTCCGACGGGTTGAAACCCGTGATCATGGGGTCGACGCGGCTGCGGTCCTCCTCGGGCAGCGACAGGTACTCCCGCGCGATCACGGCGTCCACGAACGAGTAGTAGTAGAGATCGGCGTTCGTGCGCAGGTAGTAATCGGGCGCGCGGTCGCCCGACAGGAAGTAGTCCCACTTCTGCTGCAGCGGGATCCCGAACATGGCCACGCGCCCTACCCGCCCGGCGGTCGTGTCCAGGAACTCGCGCGCCGTGGGGCCACGCTGGATGTAGTTCAGGAGATGGAAGTGGGAGTCGTTGAAGAGCGGCGTTCCGGACGGCGGTGTCGCCGGAGCCGCGGCGCCGGTGTCGGCGGAGGACGGCGGCGCGGCGGCGGATGGGCTTGGAGATGCGGCGGCGGGCGGCGACGACGACGACGGGGGCGCGGGCGGACCCCGGCCCGTCGCGCAGGCGGCGAGGAGTCCCGCCGCCAGCACACCCGCCGCCAGTACACCCGCCGCGGGACTCCGCGCGCGGGGTCTCACCAGGCCACCGCGGCGCTGTTGTTGCGGTTGTGGGACGCCGCGCGCAGCGCGCCCGTGTCGGGATCGCGCTGGATCGCGACCCACAGCCCTTCGCCGCCGAAGCGGGCCTCCATGGGGAAGATCTCCTCGTACGCGTATCCCGTCCCGTCGAGAACTTCCCGCGGGAACTTCCCGCCCGGCACGCGGAAGGTGAGGGCGCCGGTCGCCGGATCCGAGTTTGGCATGAAGAAGTCGGGCGTATCGATCGCCTCGTCCACCGTCATGCCGAACCGCATCACGTTCAGCAGCCCCTGGAAGGTCCGGTGGTGGAGGCCGGACCCCATCGAGGCGAAGCCGAGCACGGGCCGCCCGTCGCGGAACAGGATCCCGGTCTGCGTGGGCGCCGGGAGCCGCGATCCCGGCTCGAGGCGGGCGATCTGCGTCTGCTGGAAGGACGCCGGATCGCCGATCGTGATCCCGTCCACGACGATGGCGGTCTTGCCCCACAGGACCGCGTTGATGCTGTGCGTGATCGCGGCGATGTTGCCCTCGCCGTCGATGGCCACGACGTCGTCGGAGTGGCCGGGGCCGCGCGGCGCCCAGTTGCCGAAGGGCAGCCCGGTCTGGATGACGTTCCACAGCCGGTCGGCGTGGTCCGGCGTGACGCGCGCCGCCGGGGTGAAGTCGCCGCCGACGAGCGACGCGGCCAGTTCGGGCGGCAGGAAGTCGAGCAGCGAGGCGCGGGTCACGTCGAGCGCGGCCCGCAGGGCCTCCGGCGATTCCGTCCAGTGGCCCTCCTCGAGCAGCCCGGAAGCCGCCGCGAGCCGCTGCGCCTCGATCATCGCCACCCCGCCCGCGTTCGGAGGCGGGTTCGTGTACAGCTCCCAGCCGTCCCC contains these protein-coding regions:
- a CDS encoding amidohydrolase family protein; this encodes MRPRARSPAAGVLAAGVLAAGLLAACATGRGPPAPPSSSSPPAAASPSPSAAAPPSSADTGAAAPATPPSGTPLFNDSHFHLLNYIQRGPTAREFLDTTAGRVGRVAMFGIPLQQKWDYFLSGDRAPDYYLRTNADLYYYSFVDAVIAREYLSLPEEDRSRVDPMITGFNPSDMYASDHIERVLLTFPGVFAGIGEFTIHKEFVSSKVSGHAASLRNPALDRILATAAEIGLVVILHNDVDNVRPGEPPDHAAEVLEVFARHPEATIIWAHTGLGRFVGPSDGHVAWLDGWLSDPRYDHVALDISWDEVARYIVGDDASAAAWATLIGRHPTRFLFGTDAVAPANWEGYVANYTVYDPLWERLDPDVRAHVVRLNYERIFDAAIPRVRAWEQSQLASRPGG